One genomic window of Paraburkholderia phytofirmans PsJN includes the following:
- a CDS encoding BKACE family enzyme produces MNKPCIISVAITGSLPRKKDNPAVPITVNEQVESTQAAFEAGASLVHLHVRNDDETPTSNPDRFALVLEGIRKHAPGMITQVSTGGRSGAGNERGAMLSLRPDMASLATGSVNFPTRVYDNPPDLIDWLAAEMKAYGIKPEVEAFDLSMIFQAAAMQAAGAIVGPLHIQFVMGIKNAMPVDREVLEFYVRTLKRLSPDATWTGAGIGRNQLTMARWSLELGGHCRTGLEDNVRMDKNTLAPSNSALVRQVAELCEEFGRPVATAAQAREILNLS; encoded by the coding sequence ATGAACAAGCCCTGTATCATTTCTGTTGCAATCACGGGATCACTGCCGCGCAAGAAAGACAATCCGGCTGTGCCGATCACGGTGAACGAGCAGGTGGAATCAACTCAGGCGGCATTCGAAGCCGGCGCGAGCTTGGTTCATCTTCACGTACGCAACGATGACGAAACTCCCACGTCGAATCCCGATCGTTTTGCGCTGGTGCTGGAAGGCATTCGCAAGCACGCGCCGGGCATGATCACCCAGGTGTCCACCGGTGGTCGCTCCGGGGCCGGTAATGAAAGAGGTGCCATGCTATCCCTGCGGCCTGACATGGCATCTTTGGCAACCGGCTCGGTCAATTTCCCAACGCGGGTTTATGACAATCCACCGGACCTGATTGACTGGCTCGCCGCCGAAATGAAAGCCTACGGCATCAAGCCCGAAGTCGAGGCCTTTGACCTGTCGATGATCTTTCAGGCTGCAGCTATGCAGGCGGCGGGCGCAATCGTCGGTCCCCTGCACATCCAGTTTGTCATGGGCATCAAGAACGCAATGCCTGTCGATCGCGAAGTGCTTGAATTCTACGTCCGAACCCTCAAACGCCTTTCGCCCGATGCCACATGGACCGGCGCCGGCATCGGCCGCAATCAACTGACAATGGCTCGTTGGTCTCTCGAACTTGGGGGGCACTGCCGCACCGGATTAGAGGACAACGTGCGAATGGACAAGAATACGCTTGCCCCGTCCAATTCAGCGCTCGTGCGCCAGGTTGCCGAACTTTGCGAGGAGTTTGGTCGCCCCGTTGCGACCGCAGCCCAGGCCCGCGAGATCCTGAATCTGAGCTGA
- a CDS encoding MOSC domain-containing protein, translating to MTKVISLYRYPIKGLSPEPLTKMAVSHAQGLPFDRAFALALGTTRFDPEVPEPLDKGCFLMLRKNEKLAALGTRLDPETGTLTIRYRDEIVLEAATTSAAGREAIEDFMAGYLGEATEGRPRLISAEGHKFTDVSVVSPVMMKAISVINLASVRALEEATGIFVHPLRFRANIYLDGVPAWAEFDWLGREVEIGGIRFRGARRTRRCAATNVNPETAARDANLPKAILQHFGHTDLGIYLEVLNDGVCSVGDAVTVAA from the coding sequence ATGACGAAAGTTATCAGTCTCTACCGCTATCCAATCAAGGGGCTCTCTCCCGAGCCCTTGACGAAAATGGCCGTCAGTCACGCGCAAGGACTGCCCTTCGACCGCGCATTCGCGTTGGCGCTCGGCACGACGCGCTTCGATCCGGAAGTCCCCGAGCCGCTCGACAAGGGCTGTTTCTTGATGCTGCGCAAGAATGAAAAGCTTGCTGCGCTGGGGACGCGGCTGGATCCAGAAACCGGCACGCTCACCATTCGCTATCGCGATGAGATTGTGCTTGAGGCGGCGACGACGAGTGCTGCGGGCCGCGAGGCGATCGAGGATTTCATGGCGGGTTATCTGGGCGAAGCGACTGAAGGCCGCCCCCGCCTCATCTCGGCCGAAGGCCACAAATTCACGGATGTCAGCGTGGTTTCGCCGGTCATGATGAAAGCGATCTCGGTGATCAACCTGGCCTCCGTGCGGGCGCTTGAGGAGGCGACCGGAATTTTCGTGCACCCCCTGCGCTTCCGCGCCAACATCTATCTCGATGGCGTGCCTGCCTGGGCGGAGTTCGACTGGCTCGGTCGGGAAGTCGAGATTGGCGGGATACGCTTTCGCGGGGCACGACGGACGCGGCGCTGTGCCGCCACCAACGTCAACCCCGAGACCGCCGCACGCGACGCCAATCTGCCGAAAGCAATCTTGCAGCATTTCGGCCATACCGATCTCGGCATTTATCTTGAGGTACTGAACGACGGCGTCTGTTCGGTCGGCGATGCGGTGACGGTCGCGGCCTGA
- a CDS encoding DUF3047 domain-containing protein, whose protein sequence is MPLTSIHQARKEPAGPVWLAVCGALLLLPAALFAQDEKPGIAVSTIEPGEPLPAGWKNLPVAHGKPLTQYTLVHDGNTTVLQADANRSASALMHEGNIDLVLTPVVAWRWKAKGPIEGADNRVGSKEDAPARLVFLFDGDKSKLSFFDRAKMDLAKRLGGEELPYATLMYIWSTTAAPGAVVANPHTNRVQMIVVSGLSGDAGHWRSVRRNIVQDYERVFHEPPGRITGYGLLTDTDNTGTTTRAWYGDVEFLPGP, encoded by the coding sequence ATGCCTCTTACCTCGATCCATCAAGCGCGGAAAGAACCAGCCGGGCCAGTCTGGCTCGCCGTATGCGGCGCGCTCCTACTGTTGCCTGCAGCCCTCTTTGCACAGGACGAAAAGCCGGGTATTGCCGTTTCCACAATCGAGCCCGGCGAACCGCTGCCCGCAGGCTGGAAGAACCTGCCGGTCGCGCACGGCAAGCCCTTGACGCAATACACGCTTGTTCACGACGGCAACACCACCGTCCTGCAAGCGGACGCGAACCGCTCTGCTTCGGCGCTGATGCACGAGGGAAATATCGACCTCGTCCTCACCCCCGTCGTGGCGTGGCGCTGGAAAGCAAAAGGACCAATCGAGGGCGCCGACAACCGCGTCGGGTCAAAGGAAGACGCGCCAGCGCGACTCGTGTTCCTATTCGATGGCGACAAGAGCAAGCTATCGTTTTTTGACAGGGCCAAGATGGACTTGGCAAAGCGCCTGGGTGGCGAAGAACTGCCCTATGCCACGCTGATGTATATCTGGTCAACCACCGCTGCGCCAGGCGCCGTCGTTGCCAATCCTCACACGAACCGCGTACAGATGATCGTGGTTTCTGGTCTGTCCGGCGATGCAGGTCACTGGCGAAGCGTGCGACGCAATATCGTGCAAGACTACGAGCGGGTCTTTCACGAACCGCCTGGACGAATCACCGGCTACGGGCTGCTGACCGATACCGATAATACCGGTACTACCACGCGCGCCTGGTACGGAGACGTCGAGTTCCTGCCCGGGCCTTGA
- a CDS encoding purine-cytosine permease family protein translates to MIERRSIDYIPESERHGSVTSQFTLWLGANLQITAVVTGALAVVLGGDVFWSLIGLLIGQIVGGAVMALHGAQGPQLGLPQMISSRVQFGVYGAILPLLLVCIMYVGFSAGGMVLSGQALGHLLHIDNTSAILLFSGMVIVLATLGYRTIHVMGRLSSIVGVGAFLYLFASLLRGHDISALLQNCHFGMRTFLLAVSLSASWQIAYGPYVADYSRYLPRSTPAFKTFLAVGMGSVVGTQISMVFGVFAAALAGDRFAGHEVSFIVDLGASGAVAVILYVTIVLGKLTVTTLNAYGSVMSVAAILTGFGGQRTISSYVRIFFIVLMVGLSTVLALSAGQHDFLRKFSAFLLFLLAFLTPWSAINLVDYYFVVKERYDVPALFDPAGRYGRWNVKGIVVYVLGVGVQMPFIATSFYTGALVKALGGVDVSWIVGLIVPALLYSLVARNSQAPEALILPD, encoded by the coding sequence CTGATCGAGCGGCGCTCGATCGACTATATCCCCGAATCAGAACGGCACGGTAGCGTGACCAGCCAGTTTACCCTGTGGCTCGGCGCCAATCTGCAGATCACAGCCGTAGTCACCGGGGCGTTAGCCGTGGTGCTCGGCGGTGATGTGTTCTGGTCATTGATCGGCCTGCTAATTGGGCAGATTGTGGGTGGCGCGGTGATGGCACTGCATGGCGCGCAGGGGCCACAACTCGGCCTGCCGCAAATGATCTCCAGCCGCGTCCAGTTCGGCGTGTACGGTGCGATTCTGCCGCTGCTGCTCGTCTGCATCATGTACGTAGGATTTTCCGCTGGCGGCATGGTGCTGTCCGGGCAGGCGCTTGGCCATCTGCTGCACATCGACAACACCAGCGCGATCCTGCTGTTCTCCGGCATGGTGATTGTGCTAGCCACTCTCGGCTACCGGACCATCCACGTTATGGGACGACTTTCCAGCATTGTGGGTGTGGGGGCGTTCCTGTACCTGTTCGCCAGCCTGCTTCGGGGGCATGACATCAGCGCGCTGCTGCAGAACTGCCACTTCGGCATGCGAACCTTTCTGCTGGCCGTCTCATTGTCCGCCTCCTGGCAAATCGCGTACGGGCCATATGTGGCTGACTATTCGCGCTATCTGCCTCGCTCTACACCCGCATTTAAAACCTTCTTGGCAGTTGGTATGGGCTCAGTGGTGGGCACGCAGATCTCCATGGTGTTCGGGGTCTTCGCCGCTGCGCTTGCGGGCGATCGCTTCGCCGGGCATGAGGTGTCCTTCATCGTGGACTTGGGCGCCAGCGGTGCAGTTGCGGTCATCCTGTATGTGACGATTGTGCTGGGCAAGCTCACCGTTACAACGCTGAATGCGTATGGCAGTGTCATGTCGGTTGCGGCCATCTTGACGGGATTCGGCGGACAGCGGACCATCTCAAGCTATGTGCGGATCTTCTTCATCGTGTTGATGGTGGGACTTTCAACCGTGCTGGCGTTAAGTGCCGGGCAGCACGACTTCCTCAGGAAGTTCTCCGCTTTCCTGTTATTCCTGCTGGCTTTCCTCACCCCCTGGAGCGCAATCAACCTGGTCGACTACTACTTCGTCGTTAAGGAGCGCTATGACGTGCCGGCACTTTTCGACCCGGCCGGCCGTTATGGGCGATGGAATGTCAAGGGCATCGTGGTCTACGTGCTGGGGGTGGGGGTGCAGATGCCCTTCATCGCGACCAGCTTCTACACCGGTGCATTAGTGAAGGCGCTCGGCGGCGTCGATGTCTCCTGGATCGTGGGCCTGATCGTACCCGCATTGCTTTACTCCCTGGTGGCCCGAAACTCACAGGCGCCTGAGGCACTGATCCTTCCGGACTAA
- the speB gene encoding agmatinase: MKENKFAPVTGTMMPRYAGVATLMRLPHMELTNNSIKDVDIGLIGVPWDGGTTNRPGARHGPRQVRDISTMVRNVNRSSNINPFGLCNCADLGDAPVNPVDLIDSLNRIAGFYDEVCKLGIAPLSVGGDHLVTLPIMRGLAKDRPLGMVHFDAHTDTWNRYFGDNIYTHGTPFRRAIEEGLLDPKRTVQIGIRGALYNDSENDWGEREGIRVIDIDEFHAMGIDAVIQEARRVVGDGPTYVTFDVDALDPVFAPGTGTPEIGGLTTLEAQHMIRGLRGLNLVGGDVVEVSPPFDPSGNTALVGATLMFEILCVLAESVSQRKQR; the protein is encoded by the coding sequence ATGAAAGAAAACAAATTTGCCCCAGTCACGGGCACGATGATGCCCCGCTATGCCGGCGTAGCTACATTGATGCGATTACCTCACATGGAACTCACGAACAACAGTATCAAGGACGTGGATATCGGCCTGATTGGCGTGCCGTGGGATGGCGGCACCACCAACCGTCCCGGGGCACGGCACGGACCGCGTCAGGTGCGCGACATTTCCACAATGGTGCGCAACGTCAACCGGTCCAGCAATATCAATCCCTTCGGGTTATGCAACTGCGCGGACCTCGGAGATGCACCGGTCAATCCTGTTGACCTGATCGACTCGCTCAACCGCATTGCCGGATTTTACGATGAGGTATGCAAGCTTGGCATTGCGCCCTTGTCGGTGGGCGGGGATCACCTGGTGACATTACCCATCATGCGCGGGTTGGCCAAGGATCGTCCTCTCGGCATGGTGCATTTCGATGCCCATACGGACACATGGAACCGATACTTCGGCGACAACATTTATACCCATGGCACGCCTTTCCGAAGGGCTATCGAAGAAGGCCTGCTGGACCCGAAGCGCACCGTGCAGATCGGCATTCGCGGCGCGCTTTACAACGACAGCGAGAACGATTGGGGCGAGCGCGAAGGCATTCGCGTGATCGATATCGATGAGTTTCATGCAATGGGTATCGATGCGGTCATTCAGGAGGCTCGTCGGGTGGTGGGCGACGGTCCGACATATGTGACGTTCGATGTCGACGCGCTCGACCCGGTATTCGCTCCCGGCACGGGGACTCCTGAGATTGGAGGGCTGACGACACTGGAGGCGCAGCACATGATTCGTGGCTTGCGAGGGCTGAATCTCGTGGGCGGCGACGTCGTGGAGGTGTCGCCACCGTTCGACCCAAGCGGTAATACGGCGTTGGTCGGCGCCACACTGATGTTCGAAATTCTGTGCGTTCTGGCAGAGAGTGTTAGTCAGCGTAAGCAACGTTAA
- a CDS encoding LysR family transcriptional regulator, producing the protein MIKMTDFDLRLLRIFKTVTDCGGLSAAESALNMNLSTISTHIADLESRVGIRLCERGRRGFRLTVEGSSLYQATEKLLDSVEEFRAGLGALRHQLSGELTIGIVDNTITDQHSHIATAIRAVKQRSGDLHIKLEIKSPVEIEEAIQERRLHVGIGPFRNVSPGLTYEPLYTEELHLYCGKEHPIFASAPMDVEMDNLRELDYVARGYMREAKEWIDASRIKVAATVYHMEAVAVLVLSGKFVGYLPTHYAAQWVQQQLMRPLRPDVLSHHAAFSLVTRKDREPTLAVQVFVEALRADLSARITS; encoded by the coding sequence ATGATCAAAATGACCGACTTCGATCTGCGCTTGCTGCGCATCTTCAAAACAGTCACAGATTGCGGCGGACTTTCCGCAGCTGAATCCGCGCTGAACATGAATCTCTCGACCATCAGCACGCACATTGCAGATCTTGAATCACGTGTGGGCATCAGGTTATGCGAACGCGGCCGGCGCGGATTTCGACTGACTGTCGAGGGTAGCTCTCTATACCAGGCTACCGAAAAGCTATTGGATTCGGTTGAAGAATTTCGCGCAGGACTCGGCGCGCTGCGCCACCAACTCAGCGGGGAACTGACGATAGGAATTGTAGACAACACGATCACCGACCAGCACTCGCATATCGCCACCGCAATTCGCGCGGTCAAACAACGGAGCGGTGACCTGCACATCAAACTGGAAATCAAATCACCAGTGGAAATTGAGGAGGCCATACAGGAACGCAGACTGCATGTCGGCATCGGGCCTTTTCGTAACGTCTCTCCCGGCTTGACCTATGAGCCGCTCTACACCGAAGAACTGCATCTTTACTGCGGAAAAGAACATCCGATCTTCGCATCAGCTCCGATGGATGTCGAGATGGATAACCTCCGCGAACTGGACTATGTGGCGCGCGGGTATATGCGGGAGGCGAAAGAATGGATCGATGCTTCCAGGATCAAAGTCGCAGCTACCGTTTATCACATGGAGGCTGTCGCAGTTCTCGTGCTATCTGGGAAGTTCGTTGGCTACCTTCCTACCCACTACGCCGCGCAGTGGGTCCAACAGCAATTGATGCGTCCGCTGCGCCCCGATGTTCTGAGTCACCATGCCGCCTTTAGTCTTGTGACCCGAAAAGATCGCGAACCGACGCTCGCGGTGCAGGTATTTGTCGAGGCCTTGCGGGCCGATCTGTCGGCCCGCATAACCAGTTAG
- a CDS encoding BspC domain-containing protein, whose translation MKVTTAFFFLLVCCWSYHLAHAQTPPKPVTDYAFLRRIHVRESVVNCIAAFDQWVRTAPRYDSLVVSAGNALRAKVLPISGMPGADQSAAADATVHMQAFAKLRQKYVWVPVTASCGVWHKHVISFLINPGTSRP comes from the coding sequence ATGAAGGTTACCACCGCTTTCTTCTTTCTCCTTGTGTGTTGCTGGAGCTATCACCTCGCTCATGCACAGACACCGCCCAAACCTGTGACCGACTACGCCTTTCTAAGACGCATCCACGTTCGCGAGTCGGTCGTCAATTGCATTGCCGCGTTCGACCAGTGGGTGCGAACTGCCCCGCGCTACGATTCGCTCGTCGTGTCAGCGGGGAATGCCCTGCGCGCAAAGGTATTGCCTATATCAGGCATGCCGGGCGCTGACCAGTCTGCCGCCGCGGACGCGACGGTACATATGCAGGCGTTCGCCAAGCTGCGACAGAAATACGTATGGGTACCCGTCACCGCCTCGTGCGGGGTTTGGCACAAGCACGTTATTTCCTTTCTGATCAACCCCGGAACTTCTCGTCCCTGA
- a CDS encoding putative Na+/H+ antiporter has translation MSYAIEVAAACIFALALIHTFAGKQIQRLATPYPTHAGLFHFLGEVEVIFGFWALILCIVIWVVSGKGAVVDYLEAREFTEPAFVFVIMVIAASRPVLLAVSRLLLTVARFTPLRSELAIIWLSLSIVPLLGSFITEPAAMTLAALLLRDRLFLLPVRESSKYSALAVLFVNISIGGTLTAYAAPPVLMVASAWGWNTAFMATTFGWKAAIAVAVNATVLLTAIARQIPLVECARAGPIEEESVPIGVTLTHLCFLVFVVLNAHHAIIFVAAFLFFLGFTQAYERYQSPLLLRESLLVAFFLSGLVVLGGLQQWWLQPIVRSMDAQVLYIGATGLTAIMDNAAITYLGSLIEGLSHEAKYLLVAGAVTGGGLTVIANAPNPAGLAIVRSGFSDGSVGALGLLASAILPTATACVAFVLL, from the coding sequence ATGTCTTATGCAATCGAAGTCGCTGCTGCCTGCATTTTCGCACTTGCTCTGATCCATACCTTCGCTGGTAAGCAGATCCAGAGGCTAGCGACACCGTATCCCACGCATGCAGGCTTGTTTCACTTCCTGGGCGAGGTGGAGGTGATCTTTGGATTCTGGGCGCTCATACTCTGTATCGTCATATGGGTGGTGTCGGGTAAAGGTGCGGTCGTTGATTATCTGGAGGCACGCGAGTTCACCGAACCCGCATTTGTGTTCGTTATTATGGTCATCGCCGCGAGCCGGCCGGTTCTGCTGGCAGTCTCCCGGCTGCTGCTGACCGTCGCGCGGTTTACGCCCCTGCGCTCCGAACTGGCGATAATCTGGCTGTCGCTCAGCATCGTGCCCCTTCTGGGATCCTTTATCACCGAGCCAGCGGCCATGACGCTTGCGGCCTTGCTACTGCGCGACCGTCTTTTCCTGCTCCCCGTCAGGGAGTCATCCAAGTACAGCGCGCTCGCGGTGCTTTTCGTCAACATATCGATCGGCGGCACGCTGACAGCTTATGCTGCGCCGCCCGTTCTGATGGTTGCCTCGGCATGGGGCTGGAATACCGCCTTCATGGCGACGACTTTCGGATGGAAGGCTGCAATCGCCGTCGCGGTCAATGCGACGGTGCTGCTGACTGCCATTGCGCGTCAAATTCCGTTGGTTGAGTGCGCGCGTGCCGGACCGATTGAGGAAGAATCCGTCCCGATTGGAGTCACGCTGACGCATCTGTGCTTTCTTGTCTTCGTCGTTCTGAACGCCCATCACGCGATCATATTTGTCGCCGCCTTTCTATTCTTTCTGGGGTTCACGCAGGCATACGAACGGTATCAGTCGCCCCTGTTGTTGCGCGAGAGTCTGCTTGTGGCGTTCTTCCTTAGCGGACTGGTCGTGCTGGGCGGACTGCAGCAATGGTGGCTTCAGCCGATTGTTCGGTCCATGGACGCGCAGGTACTTTACATTGGCGCGACCGGTTTGACTGCAATCATGGATAACGCAGCCATCACCTATCTCGGTTCACTGATTGAAGGTTTGTCTCATGAAGCAAAGTATCTGCTTGTCGCGGGTGCAGTGACCGGGGGCGGGCTGACGGTTATTGCCAATGCTCCGAATCCGGCGGGACTCGCCATCGTGCGTAGTGGCTTCTCCGACGGGTCCGTCGGCGCGCTCGGACTGCTGGCAAGTGCCATTCTTCCGACCGCGACCGCATGTGTGGCGTTCGTACTGCTGTAG
- a CDS encoding chloride channel protein: MRLRSLIDRQTLQRAHRLWLHYGVFWLGAVAVGLVAVAYARLIDFGYSEFLQYVARYRWLPLLVTPAISAICVWLTLRFFPGSEGSGIPQVIATLHDRGGIGERLLTPGILLGKILVSFLAMLGGFTIGREGPTIHVGAALMFNLRSFYPKRFRAMRGGALERRLALAGAAAGLSAAFNAPLAGVVFAIEELTRSFEQRTSGVLITAIIFAGIVSLGIQGNYTYFGTIDIGTGFPDLLAVAVVLIGVVAGSAGGIFCWLLLNTRRWMPSIILDCRSHRPILFGAGCGLVIAAIGVFSGGHTFGSGYVEARDMLDGRAHLTILYPVLKMASMIGSYLPGAPGGLFAPSLAIGAGIGNALHLVFSQMQLPMLIALGMVGYLAAVTQSPITSFVIVIEMINGHALVISLMATALIASQVSRLFAPPLYEALSERYSSGGAKQAS, from the coding sequence ATGCGGCTGCGCTCTCTTATTGACAGACAAACTCTCCAGCGGGCGCACCGCTTGTGGCTTCACTACGGTGTTTTCTGGCTCGGTGCAGTGGCAGTCGGGCTTGTTGCGGTCGCGTACGCACGACTCATTGACTTTGGCTACAGCGAATTTCTCCAGTACGTCGCCCGATATCGGTGGCTACCGCTACTGGTCACACCTGCTATAAGCGCGATTTGCGTCTGGCTGACGCTACGTTTCTTCCCCGGTTCCGAAGGTAGTGGTATTCCGCAAGTCATTGCAACCTTGCACGACCGCGGTGGGATTGGAGAGCGTCTTCTGACGCCTGGGATCCTCCTCGGCAAGATACTCGTCTCGTTTCTCGCCATGCTCGGCGGATTTACCATCGGACGCGAGGGGCCGACGATTCATGTTGGTGCGGCGTTGATGTTCAATCTGCGGTCGTTTTATCCGAAGCGGTTTCGTGCGATGCGAGGCGGTGCACTGGAGCGCAGACTGGCGCTAGCCGGCGCCGCTGCAGGCCTCTCAGCCGCATTCAATGCACCGCTGGCGGGTGTGGTCTTTGCCATTGAGGAGTTGACCCGCAGTTTCGAGCAGCGCACGAGTGGCGTGCTTATCACTGCAATCATCTTTGCCGGTATCGTTTCGCTCGGCATCCAGGGAAACTATACCTATTTCGGAACGATCGACATCGGAACGGGTTTTCCCGATCTGCTGGCTGTCGCAGTCGTCCTCATTGGCGTCGTTGCCGGAAGCGCCGGCGGCATCTTCTGCTGGCTGCTTCTGAATACCCGTCGATGGATGCCATCCATCATCCTGGACTGCCGCTCCCATCGCCCGATTCTGTTCGGTGCCGGCTGCGGGCTGGTCATCGCCGCGATCGGCGTGTTCTCCGGTGGCCACACTTTTGGAAGCGGCTACGTCGAAGCAAGGGACATGCTTGACGGACGCGCTCATCTGACGATCCTTTATCCGGTACTCAAGATGGCCTCGATGATCGGATCGTATCTCCCCGGCGCGCCAGGAGGGCTTTTTGCACCGTCCCTCGCGATCGGTGCAGGCATCGGCAATGCGCTCCACCTCGTGTTCTCCCAGATGCAATTGCCGATGCTGATTGCGCTCGGCATGGTCGGCTATCTTGCTGCCGTCACGCAAAGTCCGATTACATCATTTGTCATTGTGATCGAGATGATCAACGGACATGCCCTTGTGATTTCTCTGATGGCGACCGCGTTGATAGCAAGCCAGGTTTCGCGGCTATTTGCGCCGCCGTTATATGAGGCGTTGTCTGAGCGCTACAGCAGCGGTGGCGCAAAGCAGGCCTCATAA
- a CDS encoding DUF4396 domain-containing protein, translating into MTHDTLDGIAKLFIGLSVASAAWVLVDIFLRGQRQHMKIMEAVWPLTMLYWGPLGLIFYYWFGRAGPARNPGHSKKPMWQATFSGASHCGSGCALGDFVGDWLAFGLSFTLFGSDLIGKMLIGFVLAYLFGIVFQYFSVAPMRGLNLMDGIVTAVKIDTLSLVAYEIGMFAWMTFRVTLYPDLQPTDWAYWLMMQVAMIVGFLTTYPVNWWLIRKGIKERM; encoded by the coding sequence ATGACGCACGATACGCTGGATGGGATTGCGAAGCTGTTCATCGGGTTGTCGGTTGCATCGGCAGCCTGGGTCCTCGTTGATATATTCCTTCGGGGACAGCGACAGCACATGAAGATAATGGAGGCTGTCTGGCCGCTGACCATGCTTTACTGGGGGCCGCTGGGTCTTATCTTCTACTACTGGTTCGGCCGGGCGGGGCCGGCGCGAAATCCGGGTCACAGTAAGAAGCCCATGTGGCAGGCAACGTTTTCAGGCGCGTCGCATTGCGGTTCGGGTTGTGCCCTGGGCGATTTCGTTGGCGACTGGCTGGCATTTGGTCTGTCGTTCACGCTCTTTGGCTCTGATCTGATCGGGAAAATGCTGATCGGCTTTGTGCTCGCGTATCTCTTCGGGATCGTTTTCCAGTATTTCTCGGTCGCACCGATGCGTGGCCTGAACCTGATGGACGGCATCGTGACTGCGGTAAAGATCGACACGCTTTCGCTTGTCGCCTACGAAATCGGGATGTTTGCCTGGATGACTTTTCGCGTCACGCTCTATCCAGACCTGCAGCCCACCGACTGGGCGTACTGGTTGATGATGCAGGTCGCGATGATCGTGGGCTTCCTGACAACGTATCCCGTCAACTGGTGGCTGATCCGCAAGGGCATCAAGGAGCGGATGTGA
- a CDS encoding mechanosensitive ion channel domain-containing protein: MSASALFGAVSVLQSPRYDLFASPAIGLGEPLEIGNFIVFGDIAGSIEYIGLKTTRVRSLSGEEIACSNTEILKNTIHNTSA, from the coding sequence TTGTCCGCCTCAGCGTTATTCGGGGCGGTGTCCGTCCTTCAGAGCCCTCGCTACGACCTGTTTGCCTCGCCTGCGATTGGTCTAGGCGAGCCGTTAGAGATCGGCAACTTCATCGTGTTCGGCGATATTGCCGGCAGCATTGAATATATCGGACTCAAGACCACACGCGTCCGCAGTTTGAGCGGCGAGGAAATCGCTTGCAGCAATACCGAAATACTCAAGAACACGATCCACAATACAAGCGCATGA